The following proteins are co-located in the Callithrix jacchus isolate 240 chromosome 10, calJac240_pri, whole genome shotgun sequence genome:
- the PIDD1 gene encoding p53-induced death domain-containing protein 1 isoform X6, with protein sequence MFAAVEGPELEAVAAAAEDALEAAGAEDALEAAGAGSRALPFLGGNRLSLDLSPGGCHCLLRLCVQQPFQLLQVEFLRLSTHEDPQLLEATLAQVPRSLSRLRSLVLKGGQRRDTLGACLRGALTTLPAGLRGLAHLAHLDLSFNSLETLPACILRMRGLGALLLSHNCLSELPEALGTLPALTFLAVTHNRLQMLPPALGALSTLQRLDLSQNLLDTLPPEIGGLGNLLELNLASNRLQSLPASLAGLRSLRLLVVHSNLLASVPASLARLPLLTRLDLRDNRLRDLPPELLDAPFVRLQGNPLGEALPDAPSSPGAALVPEMPRLFLTSDLDSFPVTPGGCSVTLACGVRLQFPAGATITPITVRYRVLLPEPGLVPLGPHDALLSYVLELQPHGVAFQQDVGLWLLFTPPRAWRCREVVVRTRNDSSWSDLETFLEEEAPKRLWAHCQVPHFSWFLVVSRPVSNACLVPPEGTLLCSSGHPGVKVIFPAGATEEPRRVSMQVVRVAGQELRALLGEPEAAVSPLLCLAQSGPPSFLRPVTVQLPLPSGVTGLSLDRSRLHLLYWAPPAATWDDITAQVVLELTHLYARFQVTHFSWYWLWYTTKNCVGGLARKAWERLRLHRVNLIALQRRRDPEQVLLQCLPRNKVDATLRRLLERYRGPEPSDTVEMFEGEEFFAAFERGIDVDADRPDCVEGRICFVFYSHLKNVKEVYVTTTLDREAQAVRGQVGKGVGPPGCLGTGPSSEPHSMPPQVSFYRGAVPVQVPEEAEAARQRKGADALWMATLPIKLPRLRGSEGPRRGAGLSLAPLNLGDAETGFLTQSNLLSVAGRLGPDWPAVALHLGVSYRELQRIRHEFRDDLDGQIRHMLFSWAERQAGHPGAVGHLVQALEQSDRQDLAEEVRAVLELGRRKYQDSIQRTGLAPKDPEVPGSSAPQPSEPAQA encoded by the exons ATGTTTGCAGCAGTGGAGGGGCCAGAGCTGGAGGCAGTGGCAGCGGCTGCAGAAGATGCTTTGGAGGCTGCGGGTGCAGAAGATGCTTTGGAGGCTGCGGGTGCAGGGTCCAGGGCGCTGCCTTTCCTGGGCGGCAACCGGCTGAGCTTGGACCTGTCCCCCGGGGGCTGCCACTGCCTGCTTCGCCTGTGTGTCCAGCAGCCCTTTCAGCTGCTGCAGGTGGAGTTCCTGCGTCTGAGCACTCACGAGGACCCTCAGCTGCTGGAGGCCACCCTGGCCCAGGTGCCTCGGAGTCTGTCCCGCCTCCGCTCCCTGGTCCTCAAAG GAGGGCAACGCCGGGACACACTCGGCGCCTGTCTCCGGGGCGCCCTGACCACCCTACCTGCTGGTTTGCGCGGCCTGGCCCATCTGGCCCACCTGGACCTGAGCTTCAACAGCCTGGAGACGCTGCCAGCCTGTATCCTGCGGATGCGAGGTCTGGGTGCCCTCTTGCTGTCTCACAACTGCCTCTCCGAGCTGCCTGAGGCTCTGGGGACCCTCCCCGCCCTCACCTTCCTCGCCGTCACACACAACCGCCTGCAGATGCTGCCCCCAGCTCTGGGGGCCCTGTCCACCCTGCAGCGCCTCGATCTCTCTCAGAACCTTCTGGACACACTGCCTCCTGAGATTGGAGGCCTGGGCAACCTCCTTGAACTCAACCTGGCCTCCAACCGACTGCAGAGCCTCCCGGCCTCCCTGG CGGGGCTGCGGTCCTTGCGGCTCCTTGTCGTGCACAGCAACCTCCTGGCCTCTGTGCCAGCCAGCCTGGCCCGCCTCCCGCTCCTCACCCGGCTCGACCTGAGGGACAACCGGCTCCGGGACCTGCCCCCTGAGCTGCTGGATGCCCCCTTTGTGCGCCTGCAGGGGAACCCCTTGGGCGAGGCCTTGCCAGACGCCCCAAGTTCCCCAG GGGCAGCCCTCGTTCCAGAAATGCCCAGGctattcctgacctcagatttgGACAG CTTTCCTGTGACCCCTGGAGGCTGCTCCGTGACCCTGGCCTGTGGCGTCCGCCTGCAGTTCCCAGCGGGGGCCACCATTACCCCCATCACCGTCCGCTATCGGGTGTTGCTGCCAGAGCCGGGCCTCGTCCCCCTGGGCCCTCATGATGCCCTGCTCAGCTATGTGCTGGAGCTGCAGCCCCACGGGGTGGCCTTCCAGCAG GATGTGGGCCTGTGGCTGCTCTTCACGCCCCCACGGGCCTGGCGCTGCCGTGAGGTCGTGGTCAGGACCCGGAATGACAGCAGCTGGAGTGACCTTGAGACcttcctggaggaagaggcaCCCAAG CGGCTCTGGGCTCACTGCCAGGTGCCCCACTTCTCCTGGTTCCTTGTGGTCTCCCGCCCCGTGTCCAACGCCTGCCTGGTGCCACCAGAGGGGACACTGCTGTGCTCCTCAGGTCATCCTGGGGTCAAGGTCATCTTCCCCGCTGGGGCCACTGAGGAGCCTCGTAGAGTCTCCATGCAG GTGGTGCGCGTGGCTGGCCAAGAGCTGCGAGCCCTCCTGGGAGAGcctgaggccgcagtgagcccaCTGCTGTGCCTCGCACAGAGCGGCCCCCCCAGCTTCCTCCGACCTGTCACCGTGCAGCTGCCTCTGCCCTCTGGTGTCACAG GCCTCAGTCTGGACCGCTCCCGTCTGCACCTGTTGTACTGGGCCCCTCCTGCAGCCACCTGGGATGACATCACAGCTCAGGTGGTCCTGGAGCTCACCCACCTGTACGCGCGCTTCCAGGTCACACACTTCTCCTG GTACTGGCTCTGGTACACCACCAAGAACTGCGTGGGAGGCCTGGCTCGGAAGGCCTGGGAGCGGCTGCGGCTGCACCGTGTGAACCTCATCGCCCTGCAGCGGCGCCGGGACCCTGAGCAGGTCCTGCTGCAGTGCCTGCCCCGAAACAAG GTGGACGCCACCCTTCGGCGGCTGCTGGAGCGCTACCGTGGCCCGGAGCCCTCCGACACGGTGGAGATGTTCGAGGGCGAGGAGTTCTTTGCGGCCTTCGAGCGAGGCATTGACGTGGATGCTG ACCGCCCTGACTGTGTGGAGGGCAGAATCTGCTTTGTCTTCTACTCACACCTGAAGAATGTGAAGGAGGTGTACGTGACCACCACCCTGGATCGGGAGGCTCAGGCTGTGCGGGGCCAGGTGGGCAAGGGGGTGGGCCCCCCAGGCTGCCTGGGCACAGGGCCGAGCTCTGAACCCCATTCAATGCCCCCTCAGGTGTCCTTCTACCGTGGCGCAGTGCCCGTGCAGGTGCccgaggaggcggaggctgcccgGCAGAGGAAGGGTGCAGACGCCCTGTGGATGGCCACTCTGCCCATCAAGCTACCG AGGCTTCGGGGGTCCGAAGGGCCACGGCGAGGGGCTGGCCTCTCCTTGGCgcccctgaacctgggagatgctGAGACCGGCTTTCTGACGCAGAGCAACCTCCTGAGCGTGGCTGGGCGCTTGGGTCCGGACTGGCCGGCCGTGGCCCTGCACCTGGGCGTGTCCTACCGAGAGCTGCAGCGCATCCGGCACGAGTTCCG GGATGATCTGGACGGGCAGATCCGTCACATGCTCTTCTCCTGGGCTGAGCGTCAGGCTGGGCACCCGGGAGCTGTGGGGCACCTGGTGCAGGCCCTGGAGCAGAGTGACCGGCAGGACCTGGCTGAAGAGGTCCGGGCGGTCTTGGAGCTTGGCCGCCGCAAGTACCAGGACAGCATCCAGCGCACGGGCTTGGCCCCCAAGGACCCCGAGGTGCCTGGCTCGTCGGCCCCACAGCCCTCAGAGCCTGCCCAGGCCTAG
- the PIDD1 gene encoding p53-induced death domain-containing protein 1 isoform X11, with protein MRGLGALLLSHNCLSELPEALGTLPALTFLAVTHNRLQMLPPALGALSTLQRLDLSQNLLDTLPPEIGGLGNLLELNLASNRLQSLPASLAGLRSLRLLVVHSNLLASVPASLARLPLLTRLDLRDNRLRDLPPELLDAPFVRLQGNPLGEALPDAPSSPGAALVPEMPRLFLTSDLDSFPVTPGGCSVTLACGVRLQFPAGATITPITVRYRVLLPEPGLVPLGPHDALLSYVLELQPHGVAFQQDVGLWLLFTPPRAWRCREVVVRTRNDSSWSDLETFLEEEAPKRLWAHCQVPHFSWFLVVSRPVSNACLVPPEGTLLCSSGHPGVKVIFPAGATEEPRRVSMQVVRVAGQELRALLGEPEAAVSPLLCLAQSGPPSFLRPVTVQLPLPSGVTGLSLDRSRLHLLYWAPPAATWDDITAQVVLELTHLYARFQVTHFSWYWLWYTTKNCVGGLARKAWERLRLHRVNLIALQRRRDPEQVLLQCLPRNKVDATLRRLLERYRGPEPSDTVEMFEGEEFFAAFERGIDVDADRPDCVEGRICFVFYSHLKNVKEVYVTTTLDREAQAVRGQVSFYRGAVPVQVPEEAEAARQRKGADALWMATLPIKLPRLRGSEGPRRGAGLSLAPLNLGDAETGFLTQSNLLSVAGRLGPDWPAVALHLGVSYRELQRIRHEFRDDLDGQIRHMLFSWAERQAGHPGAVGHLVQALEQSDRQDLAEEVRAVLELGRRKYQDSIQRTGLAPKDPEVPGSSAPQPSEPAQA; from the exons ATGCGAGGTCTGGGTGCCCTCTTGCTGTCTCACAACTGCCTCTCCGAGCTGCCTGAGGCTCTGGGGACCCTCCCCGCCCTCACCTTCCTCGCCGTCACACACAACCGCCTGCAGATGCTGCCCCCAGCTCTGGGGGCCCTGTCCACCCTGCAGCGCCTCGATCTCTCTCAGAACCTTCTGGACACACTGCCTCCTGAGATTGGAGGCCTGGGCAACCTCCTTGAACTCAACCTGGCCTCCAACCGACTGCAGAGCCTCCCGGCCTCCCTGG CGGGGCTGCGGTCCTTGCGGCTCCTTGTCGTGCACAGCAACCTCCTGGCCTCTGTGCCAGCCAGCCTGGCCCGCCTCCCGCTCCTCACCCGGCTCGACCTGAGGGACAACCGGCTCCGGGACCTGCCCCCTGAGCTGCTGGATGCCCCCTTTGTGCGCCTGCAGGGGAACCCCTTGGGCGAGGCCTTGCCAGACGCCCCAAGTTCCCCAG GGGCAGCCCTCGTTCCAGAAATGCCCAGGctattcctgacctcagatttgGACAG CTTTCCTGTGACCCCTGGAGGCTGCTCCGTGACCCTGGCCTGTGGCGTCCGCCTGCAGTTCCCAGCGGGGGCCACCATTACCCCCATCACCGTCCGCTATCGGGTGTTGCTGCCAGAGCCGGGCCTCGTCCCCCTGGGCCCTCATGATGCCCTGCTCAGCTATGTGCTGGAGCTGCAGCCCCACGGGGTGGCCTTCCAGCAG GATGTGGGCCTGTGGCTGCTCTTCACGCCCCCACGGGCCTGGCGCTGCCGTGAGGTCGTGGTCAGGACCCGGAATGACAGCAGCTGGAGTGACCTTGAGACcttcctggaggaagaggcaCCCAAG CGGCTCTGGGCTCACTGCCAGGTGCCCCACTTCTCCTGGTTCCTTGTGGTCTCCCGCCCCGTGTCCAACGCCTGCCTGGTGCCACCAGAGGGGACACTGCTGTGCTCCTCAGGTCATCCTGGGGTCAAGGTCATCTTCCCCGCTGGGGCCACTGAGGAGCCTCGTAGAGTCTCCATGCAG GTGGTGCGCGTGGCTGGCCAAGAGCTGCGAGCCCTCCTGGGAGAGcctgaggccgcagtgagcccaCTGCTGTGCCTCGCACAGAGCGGCCCCCCCAGCTTCCTCCGACCTGTCACCGTGCAGCTGCCTCTGCCCTCTGGTGTCACAG GCCTCAGTCTGGACCGCTCCCGTCTGCACCTGTTGTACTGGGCCCCTCCTGCAGCCACCTGGGATGACATCACAGCTCAGGTGGTCCTGGAGCTCACCCACCTGTACGCGCGCTTCCAGGTCACACACTTCTCCTG GTACTGGCTCTGGTACACCACCAAGAACTGCGTGGGAGGCCTGGCTCGGAAGGCCTGGGAGCGGCTGCGGCTGCACCGTGTGAACCTCATCGCCCTGCAGCGGCGCCGGGACCCTGAGCAGGTCCTGCTGCAGTGCCTGCCCCGAAACAAG GTGGACGCCACCCTTCGGCGGCTGCTGGAGCGCTACCGTGGCCCGGAGCCCTCCGACACGGTGGAGATGTTCGAGGGCGAGGAGTTCTTTGCGGCCTTCGAGCGAGGCATTGACGTGGATGCTG ACCGCCCTGACTGTGTGGAGGGCAGAATCTGCTTTGTCTTCTACTCACACCTGAAGAATGTGAAGGAGGTGTACGTGACCACCACCCTGGATCGGGAGGCTCAGGCTGTGCGGGGCCAG GTGTCCTTCTACCGTGGCGCAGTGCCCGTGCAGGTGCccgaggaggcggaggctgcccgGCAGAGGAAGGGTGCAGACGCCCTGTGGATGGCCACTCTGCCCATCAAGCTACCG AGGCTTCGGGGGTCCGAAGGGCCACGGCGAGGGGCTGGCCTCTCCTTGGCgcccctgaacctgggagatgctGAGACCGGCTTTCTGACGCAGAGCAACCTCCTGAGCGTGGCTGGGCGCTTGGGTCCGGACTGGCCGGCCGTGGCCCTGCACCTGGGCGTGTCCTACCGAGAGCTGCAGCGCATCCGGCACGAGTTCCG GGATGATCTGGACGGGCAGATCCGTCACATGCTCTTCTCCTGGGCTGAGCGTCAGGCTGGGCACCCGGGAGCTGTGGGGCACCTGGTGCAGGCCCTGGAGCAGAGTGACCGGCAGGACCTGGCTGAAGAGGTCCGGGCGGTCTTGGAGCTTGGCCGCCGCAAGTACCAGGACAGCATCCAGCGCACGGGCTTGGCCCCCAAGGACCCCGAGGTGCCTGGCTCGTCGGCCCCACAGCCCTCAGAGCCTGCCCAGGCCTAG
- the PIDD1 gene encoding p53-induced death domain-containing protein 1 isoform X10, which translates to MRGLGALLLSHNCLSELPEALGTLPALTFLAVTHNRLQMLPPALGALSTLQRLDLSQNLLDTLPPEIGGLGNLLELNLASNRLQSLPASLAGLRSLRLLVVHSNLLASVPASLARLPLLTRLDLRDNRLRDLPPELLDAPFVRLQGNPLGEALPDAPSSPGAALVPEMPRLFLTSDLDSFPVTPGGCSVTLACGVRLQFPAGATITPITVRYRVLLPEPGLVPLGPHDALLSYVLELQPHGVAFQQDVGLWLLFTPPRAWRCREVVVRTRNDSSWSDLETFLEEEAPKRLWAHCQVPHFSWFLVVSRPVSNACLVPPEGTLLCSSGHPGVKVIFPAGATEEPRRVSMQVVRVAGQELRALLGEPEAAVSPLLCLAQSGPPSFLRPVTVQLPLPSGVTGLSLDRSRLHLLYWAPPAATWDDITAQVVLELTHLYARFQVTHFSWYWLWYTTKNCVGGLARKAWERLRLHRVNLIALQRRRDPEQVLLQCLPRNKVDATLRRLLERYRGPEPSDTVEMFEGEEFFAAFERGIDVDADRPDCVEGRICFVFYSHLKNVKEVYVTTTLDREAQAVRGQVGKGVGPPGCLGTGPSSEPHSMPPQVSFYRGAVPVQVPEEAEAARQRKGADALWMATLPIKLPRLRGSEGPRRGAGLSLAPLNLGDAETGFLTQSNLLSVAGRLGPDWPAVALHLGVSYRELQRIRHEFRDDLDGQIRHMLFSWAERQAGHPGAVGHLVQALEQSDRQDLAEEVRAVLELGRRKYQDSIQRTGLAPKDPEVPGSSAPQPSEPAQA; encoded by the exons ATGCGAGGTCTGGGTGCCCTCTTGCTGTCTCACAACTGCCTCTCCGAGCTGCCTGAGGCTCTGGGGACCCTCCCCGCCCTCACCTTCCTCGCCGTCACACACAACCGCCTGCAGATGCTGCCCCCAGCTCTGGGGGCCCTGTCCACCCTGCAGCGCCTCGATCTCTCTCAGAACCTTCTGGACACACTGCCTCCTGAGATTGGAGGCCTGGGCAACCTCCTTGAACTCAACCTGGCCTCCAACCGACTGCAGAGCCTCCCGGCCTCCCTGG CGGGGCTGCGGTCCTTGCGGCTCCTTGTCGTGCACAGCAACCTCCTGGCCTCTGTGCCAGCCAGCCTGGCCCGCCTCCCGCTCCTCACCCGGCTCGACCTGAGGGACAACCGGCTCCGGGACCTGCCCCCTGAGCTGCTGGATGCCCCCTTTGTGCGCCTGCAGGGGAACCCCTTGGGCGAGGCCTTGCCAGACGCCCCAAGTTCCCCAG GGGCAGCCCTCGTTCCAGAAATGCCCAGGctattcctgacctcagatttgGACAG CTTTCCTGTGACCCCTGGAGGCTGCTCCGTGACCCTGGCCTGTGGCGTCCGCCTGCAGTTCCCAGCGGGGGCCACCATTACCCCCATCACCGTCCGCTATCGGGTGTTGCTGCCAGAGCCGGGCCTCGTCCCCCTGGGCCCTCATGATGCCCTGCTCAGCTATGTGCTGGAGCTGCAGCCCCACGGGGTGGCCTTCCAGCAG GATGTGGGCCTGTGGCTGCTCTTCACGCCCCCACGGGCCTGGCGCTGCCGTGAGGTCGTGGTCAGGACCCGGAATGACAGCAGCTGGAGTGACCTTGAGACcttcctggaggaagaggcaCCCAAG CGGCTCTGGGCTCACTGCCAGGTGCCCCACTTCTCCTGGTTCCTTGTGGTCTCCCGCCCCGTGTCCAACGCCTGCCTGGTGCCACCAGAGGGGACACTGCTGTGCTCCTCAGGTCATCCTGGGGTCAAGGTCATCTTCCCCGCTGGGGCCACTGAGGAGCCTCGTAGAGTCTCCATGCAG GTGGTGCGCGTGGCTGGCCAAGAGCTGCGAGCCCTCCTGGGAGAGcctgaggccgcagtgagcccaCTGCTGTGCCTCGCACAGAGCGGCCCCCCCAGCTTCCTCCGACCTGTCACCGTGCAGCTGCCTCTGCCCTCTGGTGTCACAG GCCTCAGTCTGGACCGCTCCCGTCTGCACCTGTTGTACTGGGCCCCTCCTGCAGCCACCTGGGATGACATCACAGCTCAGGTGGTCCTGGAGCTCACCCACCTGTACGCGCGCTTCCAGGTCACACACTTCTCCTG GTACTGGCTCTGGTACACCACCAAGAACTGCGTGGGAGGCCTGGCTCGGAAGGCCTGGGAGCGGCTGCGGCTGCACCGTGTGAACCTCATCGCCCTGCAGCGGCGCCGGGACCCTGAGCAGGTCCTGCTGCAGTGCCTGCCCCGAAACAAG GTGGACGCCACCCTTCGGCGGCTGCTGGAGCGCTACCGTGGCCCGGAGCCCTCCGACACGGTGGAGATGTTCGAGGGCGAGGAGTTCTTTGCGGCCTTCGAGCGAGGCATTGACGTGGATGCTG ACCGCCCTGACTGTGTGGAGGGCAGAATCTGCTTTGTCTTCTACTCACACCTGAAGAATGTGAAGGAGGTGTACGTGACCACCACCCTGGATCGGGAGGCTCAGGCTGTGCGGGGCCAGGTGGGCAAGGGGGTGGGCCCCCCAGGCTGCCTGGGCACAGGGCCGAGCTCTGAACCCCATTCAATGCCCCCTCAGGTGTCCTTCTACCGTGGCGCAGTGCCCGTGCAGGTGCccgaggaggcggaggctgcccgGCAGAGGAAGGGTGCAGACGCCCTGTGGATGGCCACTCTGCCCATCAAGCTACCG AGGCTTCGGGGGTCCGAAGGGCCACGGCGAGGGGCTGGCCTCTCCTTGGCgcccctgaacctgggagatgctGAGACCGGCTTTCTGACGCAGAGCAACCTCCTGAGCGTGGCTGGGCGCTTGGGTCCGGACTGGCCGGCCGTGGCCCTGCACCTGGGCGTGTCCTACCGAGAGCTGCAGCGCATCCGGCACGAGTTCCG GGATGATCTGGACGGGCAGATCCGTCACATGCTCTTCTCCTGGGCTGAGCGTCAGGCTGGGCACCCGGGAGCTGTGGGGCACCTGGTGCAGGCCCTGGAGCAGAGTGACCGGCAGGACCTGGCTGAAGAGGTCCGGGCGGTCTTGGAGCTTGGCCGCCGCAAGTACCAGGACAGCATCCAGCGCACGGGCTTGGCCCCCAAGGACCCCGAGGTGCCTGGCTCGTCGGCCCCACAGCCCTCAGAGCCTGCCCAGGCCTAG
- the PIDD1 gene encoding p53-induced death domain-containing protein 1 isoform X7, whose product MFAAVEGPELEAVAAAAEDALEAAGAEDALEAAGAGSRALPFLGGNRLSLDLSPGGCHCLLRLCVQQPFQLLQVEFLRLSTHEDPQLLEATLAQVPRSLSRLRSLVLKGGQRRDTLGACLRGALTTLPAGLRGLAHLAHLDLSFNSLETLPACILRMRGLGALLLSHNCLSELPEALGTLPALTFLAVTHNRLQMLPPALGALSTLQRLDLSQNLLDTLPPEIGGLGNLLELNLASNRLQSLPASLAGLRSLRLLVVHSNLLASVPASLARLPLLTRLDLRDNRLRDLPPELLDAPFVRLQGNPLGEALPDAPSSPGAALVPEMPRLFLTSDLDSFPVTPGGCSVTLACGVRLQFPAGATITPITVRYRVLLPEPGLVPLGPHDALLSYVLELQPHGVAFQQDVGLWLLFTPPRAWRCREVVVRTRNDSSWSDLETFLEEEAPKRLWAHCQVPHFSWFLVVSRPVSNACLVPPEGTLLCSSGHPGVKVIFPAGATEEPRRVSMQVVRVAGQELRALLGEPEAAVSPLLCLAQSGPPSFLRPVTVQLPLPSGVTGLSLDRSRLHLLYWAPPAATWDDITAQVVLELTHLYARFQVTHFSWYWLWYTTKNCVGGLARKAWERLRLHRVNLIALQRRRDPEQVLLQCLPRNKVDATLRRLLERYRGPEPSDTVEMFEGEEFFAAFERGIDVDADRPDCVEGRICFVFYSHLKNVKEVYVTTTLDREAQAVRGQVSFYRGAVPVQVPEEAEAARQRKGADALWMATLPIKLPRLRGSEGPRRGAGLSLAPLNLGDAETGFLTQSNLLSVAGRLGPDWPAVALHLGVSYRELQRIRHEFRDDLDGQIRHMLFSWAERQAGHPGAVGHLVQALEQSDRQDLAEEVRAVLELGRRKYQDSIQRTGLAPKDPEVPGSSAPQPSEPAQA is encoded by the exons ATGTTTGCAGCAGTGGAGGGGCCAGAGCTGGAGGCAGTGGCAGCGGCTGCAGAAGATGCTTTGGAGGCTGCGGGTGCAGAAGATGCTTTGGAGGCTGCGGGTGCAGGGTCCAGGGCGCTGCCTTTCCTGGGCGGCAACCGGCTGAGCTTGGACCTGTCCCCCGGGGGCTGCCACTGCCTGCTTCGCCTGTGTGTCCAGCAGCCCTTTCAGCTGCTGCAGGTGGAGTTCCTGCGTCTGAGCACTCACGAGGACCCTCAGCTGCTGGAGGCCACCCTGGCCCAGGTGCCTCGGAGTCTGTCCCGCCTCCGCTCCCTGGTCCTCAAAG GAGGGCAACGCCGGGACACACTCGGCGCCTGTCTCCGGGGCGCCCTGACCACCCTACCTGCTGGTTTGCGCGGCCTGGCCCATCTGGCCCACCTGGACCTGAGCTTCAACAGCCTGGAGACGCTGCCAGCCTGTATCCTGCGGATGCGAGGTCTGGGTGCCCTCTTGCTGTCTCACAACTGCCTCTCCGAGCTGCCTGAGGCTCTGGGGACCCTCCCCGCCCTCACCTTCCTCGCCGTCACACACAACCGCCTGCAGATGCTGCCCCCAGCTCTGGGGGCCCTGTCCACCCTGCAGCGCCTCGATCTCTCTCAGAACCTTCTGGACACACTGCCTCCTGAGATTGGAGGCCTGGGCAACCTCCTTGAACTCAACCTGGCCTCCAACCGACTGCAGAGCCTCCCGGCCTCCCTGG CGGGGCTGCGGTCCTTGCGGCTCCTTGTCGTGCACAGCAACCTCCTGGCCTCTGTGCCAGCCAGCCTGGCCCGCCTCCCGCTCCTCACCCGGCTCGACCTGAGGGACAACCGGCTCCGGGACCTGCCCCCTGAGCTGCTGGATGCCCCCTTTGTGCGCCTGCAGGGGAACCCCTTGGGCGAGGCCTTGCCAGACGCCCCAAGTTCCCCAG GGGCAGCCCTCGTTCCAGAAATGCCCAGGctattcctgacctcagatttgGACAG CTTTCCTGTGACCCCTGGAGGCTGCTCCGTGACCCTGGCCTGTGGCGTCCGCCTGCAGTTCCCAGCGGGGGCCACCATTACCCCCATCACCGTCCGCTATCGGGTGTTGCTGCCAGAGCCGGGCCTCGTCCCCCTGGGCCCTCATGATGCCCTGCTCAGCTATGTGCTGGAGCTGCAGCCCCACGGGGTGGCCTTCCAGCAG GATGTGGGCCTGTGGCTGCTCTTCACGCCCCCACGGGCCTGGCGCTGCCGTGAGGTCGTGGTCAGGACCCGGAATGACAGCAGCTGGAGTGACCTTGAGACcttcctggaggaagaggcaCCCAAG CGGCTCTGGGCTCACTGCCAGGTGCCCCACTTCTCCTGGTTCCTTGTGGTCTCCCGCCCCGTGTCCAACGCCTGCCTGGTGCCACCAGAGGGGACACTGCTGTGCTCCTCAGGTCATCCTGGGGTCAAGGTCATCTTCCCCGCTGGGGCCACTGAGGAGCCTCGTAGAGTCTCCATGCAG GTGGTGCGCGTGGCTGGCCAAGAGCTGCGAGCCCTCCTGGGAGAGcctgaggccgcagtgagcccaCTGCTGTGCCTCGCACAGAGCGGCCCCCCCAGCTTCCTCCGACCTGTCACCGTGCAGCTGCCTCTGCCCTCTGGTGTCACAG GCCTCAGTCTGGACCGCTCCCGTCTGCACCTGTTGTACTGGGCCCCTCCTGCAGCCACCTGGGATGACATCACAGCTCAGGTGGTCCTGGAGCTCACCCACCTGTACGCGCGCTTCCAGGTCACACACTTCTCCTG GTACTGGCTCTGGTACACCACCAAGAACTGCGTGGGAGGCCTGGCTCGGAAGGCCTGGGAGCGGCTGCGGCTGCACCGTGTGAACCTCATCGCCCTGCAGCGGCGCCGGGACCCTGAGCAGGTCCTGCTGCAGTGCCTGCCCCGAAACAAG GTGGACGCCACCCTTCGGCGGCTGCTGGAGCGCTACCGTGGCCCGGAGCCCTCCGACACGGTGGAGATGTTCGAGGGCGAGGAGTTCTTTGCGGCCTTCGAGCGAGGCATTGACGTGGATGCTG ACCGCCCTGACTGTGTGGAGGGCAGAATCTGCTTTGTCTTCTACTCACACCTGAAGAATGTGAAGGAGGTGTACGTGACCACCACCCTGGATCGGGAGGCTCAGGCTGTGCGGGGCCAG GTGTCCTTCTACCGTGGCGCAGTGCCCGTGCAGGTGCccgaggaggcggaggctgcccgGCAGAGGAAGGGTGCAGACGCCCTGTGGATGGCCACTCTGCCCATCAAGCTACCG AGGCTTCGGGGGTCCGAAGGGCCACGGCGAGGGGCTGGCCTCTCCTTGGCgcccctgaacctgggagatgctGAGACCGGCTTTCTGACGCAGAGCAACCTCCTGAGCGTGGCTGGGCGCTTGGGTCCGGACTGGCCGGCCGTGGCCCTGCACCTGGGCGTGTCCTACCGAGAGCTGCAGCGCATCCGGCACGAGTTCCG GGATGATCTGGACGGGCAGATCCGTCACATGCTCTTCTCCTGGGCTGAGCGTCAGGCTGGGCACCCGGGAGCTGTGGGGCACCTGGTGCAGGCCCTGGAGCAGAGTGACCGGCAGGACCTGGCTGAAGAGGTCCGGGCGGTCTTGGAGCTTGGCCGCCGCAAGTACCAGGACAGCATCCAGCGCACGGGCTTGGCCCCCAAGGACCCCGAGGTGCCTGGCTCGTCGGCCCCACAGCCCTCAGAGCCTGCCCAGGCCTAG